GAAGCGCAAGGGTTGAACAAGGAAGCGAGGCTGCTCCTGAAATCATTCGGTCCTTATGCGACGGCTTTCTCCGACGCGCCTGCGTTAATCGTATGCCTGGCAACGCCGTATGCTTCAAAATTCCGCGACCGGATATTCGATCCGATCGGCCTGGTCGGTGACGAAGTATGGCGGGAGGAAGGAATCAAGAGCAGCTGCCTGGCTGCACAGAATTTAATGCTGGCCGCCCATGCAATGGGTCTGGCTACCTGTCCGATGACCGGTCCCGTGCTGCTTGCCGAGAAGCAGCTCAAGGAATATTTGGGCATCGAAGAGCATCTCGATGTGAATATGGTCATCGCTCTCGGGTATCCTTCGGAAACGCCCGGCAAGCTGCCGCGCAAAGAGATTGATGAAATATTGACGATCGTGGAATAGCCTTTGCATTAAGGGGAGGCCTTCAGTGGATGAATTCACTTGAAGGCACTCCCCTTATGCATGGAAGAACGGCTATCGGCCCGGACGCCTGCCCGCCGACCGTTGAAGCCTTGATGGATGTCCTGGCCAATAGATGCATACTCGTATAACAAGCCTTCAACACCCCCTCATCATCTGTGGCGGCGGCCTTAATGCTTAGCATGAGAAAAGCGATCGTCACGCCAAGCATGATTGCGCTAAACAGAAGATGAAGAGTAAGAAGCCACTTCCTTGCAACTATTGATATTCTGTTCACCTTATACAAGCCCCTCTGCGATCTTTGTATTTGATTGTAGACCGCAGATGTTGACTCCGCTTAAATAAAAACTAAAGAAAGTATAAAAAAACCTTCAGGCCTCTCGTATGTTGACCATACGAAGCCGGAAGGCGTTTTTCATGAATCCTGTTTGTGGTGATTAAGCCGGTTTTAACTCGTCTTATACTTCGTCTTCGATCTCGAAGTTCGCGAAAACGTCCTGAACGTCTTCATTGTCCTCGAATGCATCCATCATTTTCAGCAGCTTCTCGGCATTCTCGCCTTCCGCTTTGACCGTGTTTTGAGGCAGCCAGCGCACTGCGGCGCTTGTGAAGCTGTAGCCTTCTTTCTCCAGAGCGGTCTTTACCTGTTCGAATTCGTGCGGATGAGTAAGAATTTCATAGCTGTCCTCATTCACGATAACATCCTCCGCACCTGCCTCCAGCGCGAGCATAATCATGGTGTCCTCGTCCGTCTCGTGATACTCACGGTCCACGACGAGAAGCCCCTTCTGGTCGAACATATACGAAACGCAGCCGCTCTCCCCCATATTGCCGCCGCGTTTATTGAATATGGAGCGGACGTCGGCAGCTGTCCGGTTGCGGTTATCGGTCAGGCAGCGCACCATGATGGCGACGCCTCCGGGGCCGTATCCTTCGTACATGATTTCTTCGTAATCGACGCTATCGGCGCTTCCTGCCGCCTTCTTGATTGCACGCTCGATATTATCGACCGGCATCTGTTCGGCGCGAGCCGCTGTGATGGCGGTTTTGAGCGCAAAATTGGATTCGGGGTTCGGCCCGCCTTTACGTGCATGTACATAAATCTCGCGTGCCAGCTTGACGAATTTATTATTTTTAGCCTGATCGGCCTTCCCTTTACGGTCTTTAAACAATTTAAATTTAGGCATTAAGATCGCTCCCCTGACGTTTAATTCCAATGATCAGTTTAACATCACTTTCACCTTTCGGTCAAAGCATAGTCCTCCTATTCAGATTATCGGTCCAGATCGCAAACGGTTAAAAAGCCGCCAGAAAATCCGAGAACAAAAAGATCACCCTCCACCTGGCCAATAGGGCCAATCAGAGGGTGATTGCTGTTTACGGGAATCAAGTAAGCCAGTTCGAGTTATTGCTCGCTGCCGATCAAGTCGATAACGGCTTCAGCGACTCAATCGCATTCAGCAGGTGTGCAGCCGCATTGTCGATTGTCGCTTGATCCGCATCGGCGGGCAGTGCATTCGCATACGCGACCGCTTCATCAAGCGCTTGCCGGCTCTCTTGTGTATACTGCGTTTCATCGAGAGCGGCAGCTTCCGCCAGCAGCACCGTGACAAGGCTGTTGTCAATCCATGGCTTCGCCGTATTGTTCATTGCCGCCTGAATTTCTTCTGCGCTCAGTACGTGATTATAGACGCGGAATTCGTCGATCAAACCGTTGAACAACGGATCAGGCCATTGGCTCTTGCCGATGTAGTTTACTTTTGGTTTGAAATCACTCGGCTTGATGGTGACATTGCTATTGGTTGCCTTCAATTCGCCGTTCACATACAGCTTCGCCGTGCCTCCGCCGACAGTGACCGCCACATGCACCCAATGATTGACAGGCAGCTTCGACGTTTGGACGGCTTGTTCGCCGCCGCCGTCCTTGATCGCGAAACGCATCACATTGCCGCTGGAACTCGGCGTCAGGAACAGATATTGATTGGTGTTGTTCCCGAAGTCGAAGATACGCTGCCACGCATTTCCGCCTCTCCAGTTGACCCAAGTCGCTACGGTTACGGCATCGGATGTGGACAAAGCGTGCCAGGAAGGCAGCGTGGCGAAGCTATTGATGCCGTTCAGATCGATCGCCTGGCCAAACTTGCCTTCCGTATAAGCCGGTGTACCGTCTACGGTTGCATGGGTTCCCCCGAACGCATTCTCCGCATTGCCTTCAAACGAATAGAGCGACATCGGAACCGGGACCAGCAAACCTTCGGCTTGCTCGCCGATCCGCTTCAATTCATTCAGGTACGTATAGTAGCTGCCCTTCGTGTAGTTTACAGGTTCGCCGATGTAATTCCTGGCCGTTCTCTCGCTTTCCAGCTTGAACGGGGCGGTCGCCGTCACATACAACGTGCCTGGCGCTATGCCGATTTGTGGAACGCTTACGGTTGCGTACGTGCTTTCGGTAACGGTTGCGGCGCCAAGAAGCGCCTCGGTATCCGAGGAGTTCCGGTATACCTTCACAACGGTTCCAGCCGCAAGCCCGGAAACTTGAACCGTATCCGCCGTTCCTTCCGCATTATTGGTTACATTGATATCGGATGCGGTAAGCGGTGCCGTGATGTTATCCGTCTTGTATTTAACAATCAATTCAGCTGCGAATTGTCCCGGGACGCTCGTACCGGAAGTATATTCTTTCGTAAGTGGATTTACTTCTCCGCTCGGAACAGACAGCAGGAACGTCGCTCTGGTGCCTTGATTCGCTTTGGCAATCTCCGTCACGTCCAAATTCCAGGTTCCGTTGATGCCATACACCGTATTGGCGCTATCAGGAGTTATGACAGCCGATGCATTCGGTCCATCGAAGAAATCAAGAGCCGCTTGCGTGCTTCCGCCAAAATACCCGGCTTTCAATTCGGCTCCTAGCGTACCGCCGGCACCCGGTTCTTTCCAGTCATCCCACTCGATATGGTGCGCCCGCAGGGTAGCCGATCTTGTGTTGGCCCGATACATCTTCAAGGTAACGGACTCGATGGCT
This is a stretch of genomic DNA from Paenibacillus sp. sptzw28. It encodes these proteins:
- a CDS encoding YebC/PmpR family DNA-binding transcriptional regulator is translated as MPKFKLFKDRKGKADQAKNNKFVKLAREIYVHARKGGPNPESNFALKTAITAARAEQMPVDNIERAIKKAAGSADSVDYEEIMYEGYGPGGVAIMVRCLTDNRNRTAADVRSIFNKRGGNMGESGCVSYMFDQKGLLVVDREYHETDEDTMIMLALEAGAEDVIVNEDSYEILTHPHEFEQVKTALEKEGYSFTSAAVRWLPQNTVKAEGENAEKLLKMMDAFEDNEDVQDVFANFEIEDEV
- a CDS encoding nitroreductase family protein, which translates into the protein MNFESVKVLIHERRSVRKFTDEPVTTEQIRELIDCARYAPSDTNSQTWKFVVITNKTKIKAIEDLTWVQLHSRAERAEAQGLNKEARLLLKSFGPYATAFSDAPALIVCLATPYASKFRDRIFDPIGLVGDEVWREEGIKSSCLAAQNLMLAAHAMGLATCPMTGPVLLAEKQLKEYLGIEEHLDVNMVIALGYPSETPGKLPRKEIDEILTIVE